The window AGGGTGTGGACAATCAGCCCGGCGTAACGCTCATCCAGATCGAAACGTCCACGCTGCCAGAACCACACCACCAGTTGCAGCATTGGAATGACGAACGCACACGCGAACACCAGGCCACACCAACTCATGGCCGCCAACGCCTTGAAACCCCGCAGGTGGTACAGCGCCTTGACCCGGGGTCGCTCATTGCTCATGCGGCTGGCCCCGCGCGCACGACGTTCGCCGTACAACACAATCATCACCACCAGCAGCAACAGGCTGGCCAGTTGCGCGGCGGTGGAGAGGCTGAAGAATCCGTACCAGGTTTTGTAGATGGCCGTGGTGAACGTGTCGAAGTTGAACACCGACACCGCACCGAAGTCCGCCAGGGTTTCCATCAACGCCAACGCCACGCCGGCACCAATCGCCGGCCGCGCCATCGGCAGGGCCACACGCCAGAACGCCTGCCACGGCGATTGCCCGAGCACGCGTGCCGCTTCCATCAGGCCTTTGCCTTGGGCCAGGAACGCAGTACGCGCCAGCAGGTAAACGTAGGGGTAGAACACCAGCACCAGAACGAGGATGACGCCGCCGGTGGAGCGCACTCGCGGCAATCGCAGCCCGGTGCCGAACCATTCCCGCAGCAGGGTTTGCACGGGGCCGGCGAAATCCAGCAGGCCGACGAAGACGAAGGCCAGCACATAAGCCGGAATCGCAAACGGCAGCATCAGCGCCCAGTCCAGCCAGCGCCGGCCGGGGAATTCGCAGAGGCTGGTCAGCCAGGCGAGGCTGACGCCCAGGAGCGTGACACCGATTCCGACGCCGAGCACCAACGTCAGCGTATTGCCCAGCAGGCGCGGCATCTGGGTGTCCCAGAGGTGCGACCAGATTTGCTGATCGATGGTTTGCCAGGAGAAAAACAGCACGCTCAGGGGCAGCAGGACCAGCGCGGCGATGGCGAAGACCAGGGGATACCAACGGCGTTGGGCGGGGTGGGCCAAGGGAGTTCTCTAGAAAATATTCGTCCGACTCTAACTTGAAGCCGGCTCCATTTTGTGGCGAGGGAGCTTGCTCCCGCTCGGGTGCGAAGCAGCCGCAGGAGGTTATCAGATCATCTCGATCCTGACCTATAGACGCCAACGGGGCCGCTTCGCAGCCCAGCGGGAGCAAGCTCCCTCGCCACAGGTAGCCACACGCCACAATAACGGTGAGGTCAGTTCCAGCCCGCCCGATCCATCATCCGAATCGCTTCAGCCTGACGCTTGCCGGCAATTTCCACCGGCAGTGTATCGGCCACAAACTTGCCCCAGCTCGCTACTTCAGCAGATGGCTGAACCGCAGGGTTGGCCGGGAATTCCTGGTTCACGTCGGCGAAGATCTTTTGCGCTTCAGGGGTGGTCATCCATTCAACCAGGGCCTTGGCCGCTTCCGGGTGCGGTGCATGCTTGGTCAAGCCGATGCCCGACAGGTTCACATGAACGCCGCGATCACCCTGGTTGGGCCAGAACAGTTTTACCGGCAGGTCCGGCTTCTGCTTGTGCAGACGGCCGTAGTAGTACGTGTTAACGATGCCGACGTCGCACTGACCGGCGTTGATCGCCTCGAGCACGGCGATGTCGTCGGAGAACACGTCGGTGGACAGGTTGTTGACCCAGCCTTTGAGGATCTTCTCGGTTTTGTCGGCACCGTGCACTTCGATCATGGTGGCGGTCAGGGACTGGTTGTAGACCTTCTTCGCCGTGCGCAGGCACAGGCGACCTTCCCACTGTTTGTCAGCCAGTGCCTCGTAGGTGGTCAGCTCACCGGGTTTTACCCGATCGGTGGAGTAGGCAATGGTTCGCGCCCGCAGGCTCAGGCCGGTCCAGGCATGGGAGGACGCGCGGTACTGCAGCGGAATGTTGGCGTCGATCACCTTGGAGGTGAACGGTTGCAGGATGCCCATCTGCTCGGCCTGCCAGAGGTTGCCGGCATCGACTGTCAGCAGCAGGTCGGCGGTGGCGTTCTCGCCCTCGGCCTTGATCCGCTGCATCAACGGCGCTTCCTTGTCGGTGATGAACTTCACCTGCACGCCGGTTTTCGCGGTGTAGGCATCGAACACCGGCTTGATCAGCTCGTCGATACGCGAGGAGTAGACCACCACTTCGTCGGCGGCCTGTGCAGCAGTGCTGCCGATCAGGGTCAGGGCGAGTGCGGTCAGTAGACGCTTCGGTGCCAACATGGGAGCGGTCTCTCGATTGGAAAAGTGAGAGCAAATGATAAGGACTCACATTTAGCTTCTCAATCGAACAGTTTGCGGAGGAGTTACCAGATGTTGCATAGCCAGAGTGGCTGACCTGTGGCGAGAGGATTTATCCCCTCACCACAGGACTCTGTCCACTTCAGGCCTTGGCCAGCGCCGGCAAATCCCCGATCAGCCCCAGCGCTTCGCGCACGAACAACGCCTTGGCCTCGGGCATCTGGTCGACCATCTTCAACCCGGCATTACGCAACCAGCGAACCGGCAACGGATCGGCCTGGAACAAACGCTCGAAACCTTCCATCGCCGCCATCAACGCCAGATTGTGCGGCATGCGCCGACGCTCATAACGACTGAGCACCTTCACATCCGCCAACCGCTCACCGCGCCCCGCCGCTTGCAGCAGCACTTCGGCCAGCACGGCAGCATCGAGGAAACCCAGGTTCACGCCCTGCCCGGCCAGCGGGTGAATGGTGTGCGCCGCATCGCCGATCAGCGCCAGGCCTTCTGCTACATAACGCTTGGCATGCCGCTGACGCAGTGGCACGCACAGACGCGGATCGGCGCTGAGCACTGTGCCGAGCCGGCCTTCAAAGGCGCGCTCCAATTCGAGACAAAAACCCGCGTCGTCCAGCGCCATCAGCCGTTCGGCTTCACTGGGCGTGGTCGACCAGACGATCGAACACCAATCCTGCTGGCCGTCCCGTTCCAACGGCAAGAACGCCAGCGGACCATTGTCGGTGAAGCGCTGCCAAGCGGTCATTTGATGTGGTTTGGCGCTGCGCACGCTGGTGACGATCGCATGGTGCAGATAATCCCACTCACGCGTAGCCACGCCGGTCAGGCGGCGCACCGCCGAGTTGGCACCATCCGCCGCAATCACCAGCGGCGCGCGCAAGGTGCGGCCATCGGCCAGGGTCAGCAGCCAGTCATCGCCGGAGCGGCGCATCTGCTCCAGGCGCGCATTGGCCAGCATTCCGAGGTCGCAGTCGTGCAGACGATCGAGCAAAGCATCCTGAACCACGCGGTTCTCGACGATATGCCCCAGCACATCGGCATGCACGCTGGCGGCCGAGAAATGGATCTGCCCGGTGCCGCTGCCGTCCCAGACCTGCATTTCGGTGTAAGGGCTGCTGCGCCGATTGGCGATGCCGTCCCACACGCCGAGGCGCTCAAGAATCCGCTGGCTGGCGGCCGACAAGGCGCTCACCCGCGGTTCGAACGGCGCCTGGCCATCGAAGGGCTTGACGCTCATCGGGCTGCCGTCCAGCAGCAAAACTTCCAGCCCGCTGTCCTGCAACGCCAGCGCCAGGGCGCTGCCGACCATTCCGGCCCCGACAATCAGCAGATCTGCGCGCATTTCCATGCTTTAAGCCTGTCTCGCTTGCGGCTTGAGCCGCACGTAAAGGGTTTTCCGGACCCGCGCCACCAGGGCGCCGGCGCCGTCATGAATATCGACCTGCAATTGCGGCAGGTATTTTTCGCCATTCGCCGTCTGCCGGCGGATCTCGTCGAGCAAGGTCTCGTCGATCGTGAAACGGGCGAACACCGGGCCTTTGCCCGGCGCGATGAAATCGATGTCAGCAGCTTTGTCCCAGACGATGTATTGACGTCCGAGGTTTTCCATCAGCATCAGCATGTAGAACGGGTCGACCATCGAATACAGGCTGCCGCCAAACTGGGTGCCGACGTAATTGCGGTTGTACCAGCTCAGGCCCATGGACACCTGGATGTCCCGGAAGTCATCGCTGATGTGCCGCACCCGAACCCCGGCGCCGAAGTACGGCGGATAGAACGACATGAACCAACG is drawn from Pseudomonas sp. 31-12 and contains these coding sequences:
- a CDS encoding iron ABC transporter permease, which encodes MAHPAQRRWYPLVFAIAALVLLPLSVLFFSWQTIDQQIWSHLWDTQMPRLLGNTLTLVLGVGIGVTLLGVSLAWLTSLCEFPGRRWLDWALMLPFAIPAYVLAFVFVGLLDFAGPVQTLLREWFGTGLRLPRVRSTGGVILVLVLVFYPYVYLLARTAFLAQGKGLMEAARVLGQSPWQAFWRVALPMARPAIGAGVALALMETLADFGAVSVFNFDTFTTAIYKTWYGFFSLSTAAQLASLLLLVVMIVLYGERRARGASRMSNERPRVKALYHLRGFKALAAMSWCGLVFACAFVIPMLQLVVWFWQRGRFDLDERYAGLIVHTLYLGGMAALITVGVALVLAFARRLAPTRAIRSGVSLANLGYALPGSVLAVSIMLAFSYLDRELVIPLSGWLGGAGKPLLLGSLSALLLAYLVRFIAVAYGPLESSLARIRPSLPEAARSLGVSGPRLFFKVYLPLLLPGTLSAALLVFVDVLKEMPATLLMRPFGWDTLAVRIFEMTSEGEWARASLPALTLVLVGLLPVIGLIRRSAHRNA
- a CDS encoding extracellular solute-binding protein encodes the protein MLAPKRLLTALALTLIGSTAAQAADEVVVYSSRIDELIKPVFDAYTAKTGVQVKFITDKEAPLMQRIKAEGENATADLLLTVDAGNLWQAEQMGILQPFTSKVIDANIPLQYRASSHAWTGLSLRARTIAYSTDRVKPGELTTYEALADKQWEGRLCLRTAKKVYNQSLTATMIEVHGADKTEKILKGWVNNLSTDVFSDDIAVLEAINAGQCDVGIVNTYYYGRLHKQKPDLPVKLFWPNQGDRGVHVNLSGIGLTKHAPHPEAAKALVEWMTTPEAQKIFADVNQEFPANPAVQPSAEVASWGKFVADTLPVEIAGKRQAEAIRMMDRAGWN
- a CDS encoding 2-octaprenyl-3-methyl-6-methoxy-1,4-benzoquinol hydroxylase — protein: MRADLLIVGAGMVGSALALALQDSGLEVLLLDGSPMSVKPFDGQAPFEPRVSALSAASQRILERLGVWDGIANRRSSPYTEMQVWDGSGTGQIHFSAASVHADVLGHIVENRVVQDALLDRLHDCDLGMLANARLEQMRRSGDDWLLTLADGRTLRAPLVIAADGANSAVRRLTGVATREWDYLHHAIVTSVRSAKPHQMTAWQRFTDNGPLAFLPLERDGQQDWCSIVWSTTPSEAERLMALDDAGFCLELERAFEGRLGTVLSADPRLCVPLRQRHAKRYVAEGLALIGDAAHTIHPLAGQGVNLGFLDAAVLAEVLLQAAGRGERLADVKVLSRYERRRMPHNLALMAAMEGFERLFQADPLPVRWLRNAGLKMVDQMPEAKALFVREALGLIGDLPALAKA
- a CDS encoding DUF4442 domain-containing protein, whose protein sequence is MLKWLVGSFGKARLMRWFMSFYPPYFGAGVRVRHISDDFRDIQVSMGLSWYNRNYVGTQFGGSLYSMVDPFYMLMLMENLGRQYIVWDKAADIDFIAPGKGPVFARFTIDETLLDEIRRQTANGEKYLPQLQVDIHDGAGALVARVRKTLYVRLKPQARQA